A genomic region of Fusarium falciforme chromosome 4, complete sequence contains the following coding sequences:
- a CDS encoding FAD-binding PCMH-type domain-containing protein, whose protein sequence is MARSHHSLVACLAWCLATANVFAAPSLKSCLLASVNGQTERVSFSGDTGFQSDHVRPYNLNFPFEPYAIIYPIDASEVSSIVVCASKYNRKIQARSGGHDYTNKGIGGNDGAIVVDLKHINHVQVDSSGVAKIGAGNRLKDVCEKLHSAGKRYMPHGSSPTVGIGGHATVGGLGLHSRLLGTSLDVMTSAEIALADGTVVTTSKTQHPDLFWALRGAGASYGIVTSFSFQTFPEPEEVVNFAFTVSSEDPAQLSNAFKSYHEITTDKSLDPRFSSVAIIGKGSVLISGVFFGVEADYKALDFEGRIPGITERNIVAGLSWMGHMNRTFDSISSIFPEQSYFYAKDTAIGYSSLPSNDSIDTVFEHLQSSDSGSKSWFVLVDLYGGTVNDVSSDATAFPHRDLAYFFALYARTESETSQTAHEFADKAVLIYQGGQPGKYLSYAGYTNLRIKGSAQRKYWGNNLARLEKIKTIFDPRDVFSTPQGVKPRGGKFQKD, encoded by the exons ATGGCACGCTCTCATCACTCTTTAGTAGCTTGCTTGGCATGGTGTCTTGCTACAGCAAATGTGTTCGCCGCACCAAGCCTCAAGAGTTGTCTCTTGGCATCTGTCAATGGACAGACTGAGAGGGTCAGTTTTTCTGGTGACACCGGGTTTCAATCAGACCATGTCCGTCCTTACAACCTCAATTTCCCATTCGAACCATATGCTATTATCTATCCCATCGATGCTTCAGAGGTCTCGAGCATTGTCGTGTGCGCATCCAAGTACAATCGCAAGATTCAAGCAAGGAGTGGCGGGCATGACTACACGAACAAAG GCATTGGTGGAAACGATGGTGCCATCGTGGTGGACCTCAAACATATCAACCATGTCCAAGTCGATTCAAGCGGTGTAGCCAAGATTGGGGCTGGCAATCGACTCAAAGATGTCTGCGAGAAGCTCCATTCCGCTGGCAAGAGATATATGCCTCATGGATCTTCGCCCACTGTGGGAATTGGAGGTCACGCAACTGTCGGTGGTCTCGGGCTTCACAGCCGACTTCTTGGTACCTCGCTCGACGTCATGACGAGTGCGGAGATTGCCCTTGCCGACGGCACCGTCGTAACCACCTCCAAGACGCAACACCCAGATCTCTTCTGGGCCCTGCGTGGAGCCGGCGCAAGCTATGGCATCGTCACGAGTTTCTCCTTCCAGACCTTTCCTGAACCTGAAGAGGTGGTCAACTTCGCATTTACTGTGTCATCTGAGGACCCAGCACAGCTCTCGAACGCCTTCAAATCCTATCACGAAATCACCACTGATAAATCGCTTGATCCGCGGTTCTCCTCTGTAGCTATCATTGGCAAGGGCTCTGTCTTAATCAGTGGGGTTTTCTTTGGCGTAGAAGCAGACTACAAAGCCCTCGACTTCGAGGGCCGCATTCCAGGCATAACTGAGCGCAACATTGTCGCTGGACTGAGCTGGATGGGCCATATGAACCGTACTTTCGACAGCATATCCAGCATCTTCCCAGAACAGTCCTACTTTTACGCCAAGGACACGGCCATTGGCTACTCAAGCTTGCCCAGCAACGACAGTATTGACACCGTGTTTGAGCACCTGCAGAGCTCAGACTCCGGATCCAAGAGCTGGTTTGTTTTGGTCGATCTCTATGGAGGCACTGTGAATGATGTGTCTAGCGACGCCACGGCATTCCCTCACCGCGACCTTGCCTACTTTTTCGCGCTATATGCTCGGACTGAGTCGGAGACGTCACAGACTGCGCACGAATTTGCCGACAAGGCGGTTCTTATCTACCAAGGCGGCCAACCTGGGAAGTATCTGTCGTATGCCGGCTACACCAACTTGCGGATCAAGGGGAGCGCACAGAGGAAGTACTGGGGCAATAACCTTGCGAGATTGGAGAAGATAAAGACTATATTCGATCCGAGGGATGTTTTCTCCACGCCTCAGGGTGTAAAGCCACGTGGAGGTAAGTTCCAGAAAGATTAG